The genomic DNA GATAGACTTTGCGCTGGGATGGGCGATTGGGGGAACTTTGGCtacaaggaggaagagacaATGCAAGTCTGCGTGTAGGCGATGAATATAACGTACCGTCTAGCAAGCCGTCGAAGCCCTGAACTGAGGAGAGGATTGGTCGACAAGCTCGACGACCTCGTCTTTTCAGATCTTTGCCGCCAGCCTGTGTTATTGTAGTGCTGACTTGAGTACTTCTGTGGACTTGCACACTGCCTCTATTTCACTGTTATGGGCGGCGCTCAAATTTTCGTAGATCTCACTCTTTGATCGCGTGGTAGTCTTGCACCAGATGGGAAGACAAAAACAGACTATACCCAGCAGAAGATAGATGAAAGCTGAGGCTGATCGCGATTGGAGACTTGAACGAGAGAAAATTTTGTAGATTTGTGAGTTGACCGTTACTATCAGTCTCCCTTCTTGCCTTTTTCAATATCCCAATTACACAATGCTTTCCCGACCCGAAGCCCGTCCCGCCCAGTGCCCATTTTGCCACCGATGTATGCAAGCCATCCGCATTATCGTGAGACCAGATCGTCATTACAGTTTTCGTAAACCCATCATTATCGTCGTCATTGCGTCGTACAGTCTTCCAATTTCCCCACTTGAAACCAACCGCTACTTGTCCCCTTCCTGTATCATTAGACCgacttctttagtagagaCAATAACCGCAACGCCTAGGCACGTAGCAAGCTGTCGAGTAGCAGCCTGAATACCCGTAACTGTACAAAGAAGTTCCGGACCAGGGGCGCCAGGGCCGGTAGCCTGATCCACCAATGTTGACGTTCGCGCCGATGTTGAGGAGATTGCCCAGTCCGAGCCCAAGTCCGATGCTGAGGTCTTCCTCATTGGCTGCATCTTTGTTATTCGCTGCGTCCGGATTCTGCTGAGCGTCTTTCTGATTCTGAGCGTTGGCGTTTTGAGCGTCTTGTGCTGTAGCTTGACCATTTGTGGCAGCTTGAGCGTTTTGCAATTGGGCGGTGTCGGCGTTGGattgctgctgagcagcgTTCTGAGCTTGGACAGCATCGGTCTTTTGAGTGTCCTGAGTCGCAGCTTGGGCGTTCTGCACCTGAGCCGCGTTGGCATTGGCCTGTTGAGCAGCGGCGTCTTGCACCTGTGTAGCGTCGGTCTTTTGAGTGTCTTGGGTAGCTGCCTGGGCATTCTGCAAttgagcagcattggcatttGCTTGTTGCGCGGCGGCAGCCTGGGCCTGTACGGCTTGGTCGTCTCAAATTTGCAGATGCTTGAAGCCGTCCTGGAACGCCAATGGCATTGGTCCAGCTGCGACCTGAgtgatggcggtggaggcgaggaggatggtgGCGACCTTGAGCTGCATGTTTGCTGGTGGTCGGTCTTGTCTTGATTCCTTGTGATTGGTTGGAAGTGCTCAAGGGAAACTGTTCGACTTCGGAAGGCCCGGCCTTGAGATGCGAGGAGATGCAGATAGGAAACTGGTGCTTCTGTTGCTAAGATGCTAAGAGGCTTGTGTTGCTTGATGCTCTTGTCTGGCGTTGGCGACGGCCATTCTTATACCAACTCGCCCACCCATCTCTATCGAAGGTTTCTGTCAGTTCACAAACACAATGCTAACATTAGTTGACTTTCAGTGCATTGTTGTTCCGCTCACGGATGGATTCGGCTATACCCAAAAgtcgatgtcgtcgatgcCGTTGTGTTAACCAGGAGCCTTGCCAGCCGGTCGCGAGAATAGCCTCATTCGACAGGCTCGAAAAACGCCGTTTGGCAGAATTAGCAGAAGAGTTCGGTGGCCTGGTCAGCCTTACAGCATTCCGCGCCGTTGATTCGAGTATCGTTCTGTGTTGGTCCTGTACCCATGTGAAGCTTGAAGTGCCCGAACCCTCCGACTAAGAATAGTGACCTTCTCAACTCGGGCACGACAGGGGtacagctgcagcacaaaCTTTCACTTTGTCCGAATTCTGAAAACGCCAAGAGTGCACATCCATCAGTATAACCTGTATACTTCGATATACGGACCATAGCCGCGCATATCCTCCAGCTACCTGCGAACCGCCAACATCCGGTACCTTAGCTTGAGGCCTGTAGCCAGAGCTTGAGCAAGCTTCAGCAAAGCTCCAGTAAAGCTTTGGCCCAGCCATTTGGTTTGCTGCTGGTTTTGCCTGTGTAGGGCATACAGTCTGTCACCTGCCTTCGGAGATCGGCTAGCATGGAATATCTCACTCACTGGGGATCTTCGACCATTTTGGCAGTCGGCTGAGGGCAGCTGAGGGCAGCTGATTGGCAGGAGAGCTCCCAAAGGTTCTTGAGCTTATATTCCTTGAATTGGCGTATGTAGATGACAGAGTGTATGCTGTCAAAGGACGACTCTCAACGCTCACCGCGCGAAACGAGTCGCGGCCGCGTGTGTTGGTCCTCACCTGACCGTCGATTCCCTCGCCAGTTGCTGCTGGTGGGAATGTCTTGCGAGACTGGTCCGGTGATCGCGGTAAGCCACTCGTCTTTGGGTCGCGCTTCGATACCAAATGGGATGTTGCACAGTTACTGAGCGTCCTCACCATGTTGGGAAACAGCAAGACGATCAGTGATGCTGGGAGCATTGCTGCGCTGGCGAACGCAGAGTCGAGTTCGTCTATCGCTCAGAATGTATCGAACAGGGGCTTTGTGGGCGAATCTTCCCGGGATTGCCTCGGAAGCTCGTCGGAACCCAGAACTGGAGTGCACAAACAGTGGTGATTCCACACCCCACGCGGTCCGTATTCGATGGCGTACCTGAGAGTACATCCAGTCTCGAGGCTTTTGTCAAGATTGTTTCTCGAAGTCATCAGCTTTGAAAGATTTGAGATGTCGATATGTGCATCGTTATATTTCGCTGCGTCGGTACCGCCTCCGAAGGTGGCTCTCCATATAGATCTGGCGGCATCAGGACCACGCTGCTCGTTCGACTGCTGGCAAACAGGGGCAAGCCATAATCCATAGACAGCAGCGGATGGTTGATACTGTTGAAGATACGTAAGCAATCAATGGCTGCATGGGACGTCACTCCTCATTGTCAGTCAGGGCGTAGCACAATTGGGCGACGAGCACGAAATGGAAGTTGGCAGCTCCGCTGGAAAATCCAGCAAATATGCGCACTGATGGATTGTAAAAAGCATATCATAATCAGCCTTGTTGTAGGCGGGCGCTCTTGCTCTGTACTGTACACATCTATTGGCCTAGACTCATGTCAGTGATGTATCCCATAGTTCAGTCCACCTTCACTTACCGAAAATGGAGTGAGCATATATCTGCCTCTTTCGCAGATGAACCGGTACCTCGTTCTCAGGCGCACCgggaatcttcttctccaagttTCTGTTTCCATGTCAGTGTCTCATCCACCCACCAGTCCCGGGGGTTGTAGGAATGGTACGCACAGCTTCTCAAACACACACTTGTTCAGGCCCCGTTCCAGCCCTCGGCACTGCCAAAGCtgctggttgttgttgtccagACATTGCCAGTGTTTCCTGAACTCGTCCAAGCAGCTCTTGTTGATATCGTCCAGCACCGAGGCAGCGCATCGTGTGACCTTCCTTCCCTCCTTCAAACATTCCGACTCGCCCTTGCCATTGGCTTCCGTCTTGCAGTGCATGAAGTCATCATTGTAAGACTTGCAGCGTGCGCCAATGAAGAAGGACGCGGAGAGCAGCGGGGCAGACGAGGCGCCGATTTCTTCGACTTTAGGAATTGAGTCCGGCAGGGGAGTGGTGTCGATGAGGACTTGCTGATTGAAGCTGCGCGATTGTGTCAGTGTCTTCGCCTAGCTGATAGTCCGTAGATGCATACCGCGGTTGTCTGCCCGAcatggcggcggtgttgGGCGGGCAATGGGTGGTGATGCTGAGTGGAGCGGTGCTGGATGTGAGGTCGCGAACGAGCTGGTCTTGAGGCTTGCGCTGTGGCTGAACATGTGGCGGTGTCGCATATGCACGGTTGAAGCGCGTTTCTCGTCGAGCTTCAAAGCTTCGCGAAGTGCGCGACACAGCGAGTGAAGGGGAGCCCGTCAGCACACGACTCTGCTGCCTTTCCATCGCCTATACCTTGGTCGccgtcttctgctcttccagcGCCCCTCATCCTATTGCCTCCGCTTCCATCATTGGACCCAACGATCACGGAAGATCTACATAGAGACGGCGCATTCGAGTATCATCAACAATGAGCTTATTCGGCGGCGGAAACGCCAACAACACAACTACAGGCGGTGGTGGCCTTTTCGGATCGAGCACAGCGCCAGCGAGCAACACGGGAGGAGGCCTGTTCGgcagcaacaccaacacGAACCAGAGTAGCAACACCGGCGGAGGACTGTTCGGCGCCAGCACGGCCAATACCAATAACACATCGGGCGGAGGCGGCCTTTTCGGGTCCAACAACACTGCGACGACGGGCAATGCCACCACTGGAGGACTCTTCGGGTCAAGTACGGCTGCGAACACAAATACTGCAGGCGGAGGACTCTttggcaacaacaacactcaAGCACAGAGCGGCAACACTGGCGGAGGTGGGCTGTTTGGGAACACGAATACCACACAAAATCAGAGCGGTAACACAGGGGGAGGACTATTCGGTGCTACGAACACGAACAATGCCAATAATGCCGGGTCATCACTCTTTGGTGGAGGCAACGCAGCTAACAATAACAATTCGACATCGCTATTCGGAAACCAGAATCAGAACCAGAGCGGCAGCACTTCACTTTTCGCGAAGCCCCCAGCGAATACTACCCTCTTCGGCGCGAGTACCTCGAACACGAATCAGCAGAATCAAAACACAGGAAGCCTCTTTGCAAATGCCGGGCAGagtcaacaacaacaacagcagcagcagcagggacCAGTGGCGAATGCATCCGTCTTCAACCCACAGACCGTCACGGTCGGTGGGCTAGGCCACACCATGACCAATGCACAATTACAACGTCTCCAATTCAGCGGCGCGTCGACTGTTCCTaatgagaagaagatttcCGACCAAATCCTGACTGTAGTAAAGAAGTGGAATCCGGACATTCGAGAAGACCCCAACAGCCAGACAAACTCGCGACGGACGACGGTACTGCAGACGTATTTGTACAATGCCGTGCCAAAGGAATACGCTCCATTCTTCTATCCTGACTTCAACCGCGGCGAAGATGAAAAGAGCTGGGAAGAGGCCCTTAGCCAAAAGCCCGAATTACCCAAGATCGATGATAAGGAGGTTACAGGGCAGTCATATGTGCCAATCCTCGTGGTGGGCTTCAAGGCACTGGGAGATCGCGTCGAGACGCAAGCCAAGATTGTGCAGGAGATGAGGTCAAGATTGCACGAGATGAACAACTCCCTTTCAGCCGTCATGGATGCGCATCAGCAACGCATAACAGTCAAAATTGCAGCTGCGAAGCGACAACATCAGGTTCTGTCACAACGCTGTCTACGATTAGCGGTCAAAGTCCAAGTGCTTCGAAACCGTGGCTATGCGCTCGacgcgcaagaagaaggtctgCGAAAGACACTTCTGAGTCTAGAACGCCAAGTCGCCGATCCATCGTTCATTGGTAGAGAGGATGAGATCTGGGCGAGAATGGTCGCTCTGCGCGAGCGAGCGCGTTGGCTGGAGGAAGAAGGGAAGAGAGTAGCCGCACAGGTCGACTCACAGAATGCATCGCAAGGGCAGCAAAATGGAGCGGCGGGGAACCAGGGCGTGCCCGCAGATGTTCTAGCGAAAACGAGAAAGATTCTCAAGGACTATGACGGGCAATTACAGCACTTGAACCGGGAGTTGGAGGACGTGAGGAAGGAATACGAGGCTTGGGAGGAGATCAACGGACGGCGATAGTGCTTGGGTAGAAATTCACGATAGAGCACCTGGGACTTCGGTGGACATGCGAAAAGGTTTGAAGGTAGTGCATTTTTGAGCGCGGCGTTTTGAGGTAATGTCAGCATGAGACATAGCTGTCAAAGAGAGCTCCACCATACAGTGGCCGATGTACAACACTTCACGTCCCCGGCCCATTCTCCGTGCCTCGCTCACCCGTCTCCCGCAGTGCTCGTGCTCGTCGATCTTATTCGGAGCCGGGACATTGTAGCGAATAGTCCAGGGATACACCAGAGGTCGTCGTGCAAGTCTCACAATAGTAAATCTGGGGTATACGTTCGTCTATACAAATAACAATCTCAACCAACTACTGCTTTCCTTTGCAGCGAAATATGCCAATCATACACCACCAAACTGATCACCCTGACCATGATCAGCGTTCCGCCATCTGTGAGCGGAACCCCTCTGCATTCTAGCAGATCTCCTAATATCCAATTCttccttctctcttctcaacctcgcagccttcttcctctcccacACAGCTTTAATCACCCTCTTTGTCTGcgcttgcccttcttcaaaATTTGCCCTCGCCAGCTGCACAACTTTGTCGATCTCGTCAGGCGTGTACACAAAATTCCACGTACTCATGAATTCGGATTTCATAGGATCAACATCTGGGACTTTGTCGTTTGCAAGAAAAGGAAAGTAGACTAGGGCAATGCCCGCGTCTGGATCGCGGATATGCCAGTCATCGGAGGCGTCGTGTTTTAGGCGTTTCGTGGGCGGGTCTTCCATAAATTCTTCACGTTCCTGTTTCGTGCCGACCCAGACTGTACAGGGTCCTAGCTCCTCCATGTTGGTAGTATGACCGCTCTGTGCTGCATCCAGAGTCTTTGGGGCGTGCGCTACCGCCGCTGCTTCTGCAAGTTGCATGTCCTGGCTTATCTCTGTCGTCGACTCGCCCGCTGGAGGCCAGCCTGCGCCCATAGGCCAGCCTTTGATGTTCCGTTGGCGCACGTAACCGTCGACGACTTTGATCCAGTTGTCTGTTCGGACGTCTGCGGATGCGTCGAATGCAACGATGACGTCCACGTCTCGACCGGGTCTCAGCAAGGGGTAGATGGGCAGGTTGTTAGACATGCCTGCGTCCATGAGCTGGAGATGTGCGGACTCATGTAAGCTCTTGGGGCACGCTGCCGGCAGCTTGTCTTGGAGCCCAAGAACAAAGTTTGGGATCACGGCGGGATCGACTGGGTGGACCTTGACGAGATCTTCGTCCTTCTGCGACAAAACGGAGTCAAGCTTACCAAAGCCTGCTGCTTTGATGATAGGTCTGATCTCTTTGTAGTAGTGAGACAAAGTTGCACAGAAGGCAGAGCCCCAAATACCAAGCATAAGTGGTACCCGCAGCTCTGGCAGACACAGCCCGTTCTCCTTCCAGACGGTCTTGCCGGCTTCGAACCGCCGACCCATAGCGTAGGTTGGGATGCCAGCATTGAGTTCCTCGCAGAAGAATTCGTACGGTGTCCATTCAAACCACTGGAACCAGTCAAAGTGTTTGGTCGTAAATCTGGCCTCCTTCGCCTGGCTGCGGAAGTCTGCGGGTGCGTCTGGGATCTCGTGTCGCACCGCAGTGTAAATCGGTAGAGGCTGCAAACCTTCTTCTGTGTAATACTTCTGGTTTGAGACTTTGAGATCGTAGTAATCCACGTCCAGTTCGCCACGGGGCACCATCAGTCTCGCCGCGAGGAGCAGTCCGTATACATCGACAAGACCAAAATCGGAATCCGGGACACCTTTCAGCTTTTCTACAAAACCACTGAGCAAGAATTTGTTGGTTGGCGCCTGGTTGAAGAGAGTCAGAGCGGCAGTGGGCGATGCAATGTGAATACCGATCCTAGACTTCAAGTGGTCGATGATGCTCTGGTGGCTCAAGTTGCCTATTGATGAGTAGTACAGAGTCTGCAACCAGCAGCTTCCAGAGACTCCGGCGGTGTATGCGGCACAATCGAAAAGCCCCGACTCGTGGgcagataagtaggaagatGTGCCGGCGACGAGCGCACGCAGACCTCCACCAGATCCGCAAAGAGCTATTGTAGGCACATCCTCTGGATGCACCTCCGATTCTGATAGTTCCAGATATCGCGCAAGTGCTTTCGCCGTGTGCTGTTTGCGCTTCGCAAGGAAGTCCTGCTCCTCTACACAAAGCTGCTCTGATATCCGTACGTTGGCGTCCCACAAAATCTCAGGGTTGATAACCGGGTCGTGAGCCTCTTCCCAGATTTCCCAACTGAGTGACCAAGGTGCCATAGAAAGCTCGTTTTGTAATTTGGTCAACAGGTCTGGCAGTTCTCTCAGCCATCCAGGTACCACAAAGCCAATGATAGCACTCTTCAGGCCACTGAGGTCCAGCCCAGAAACTGACTCGCCCACAGCCACAAGCTTGCCAGAAGCTGATTGCCACGCTGTTTGAAAGACATCTGGTGCATCCCCTTCCTCATTAAATAATGAATGACCTTTGGTctgaggaggtggaggtggattgCTCTGGTTCTCATCGCTATCTTCGACCTCGCCAGCTTGAATCTGTGCGGCGCGTTTGAACTTCTCACGCAACGGAGTTTCATCACTAGTGATCGAATGGTCGTTGTCGCCAGCTCCAGTCCTGTTTGGCCATTTGGTCTTGCTGTCTAGCAGGATAGGTCTATGCCGGCTctgccattgttgatgaCCGAGGAACGCGCAAGAAGCGCCTGCCGCACTATAACCCAGCAGTCTGGCATTGGATCTGCGCAACGACACCCATGCGCGTTGCATTCTGTCTCGGAAAGTGTCGCATATCCAATCGCCGCAGCGGTGAACGTTGGGCCAAGGCTGTCACTATATGATCGGGCCTCGtagaagtgaagaagagaaggaatACAACGCGACGTGAAGTCAAGCCCAGCACAAGCTCTTTGAGAGTGGAGTTGTCGTCAAGTCTGGTCCACAGAACAGGGCATCCTGGATTTGCCAGGAACGCGCCAAACTTTTCCGCGCCCTCGTCATGCTGACCCAATCCGTCAGGCTTGGCGAGAAACACGCTTACGAGCTGAACTCGGAGGGGCTGATGAATGGACTACGGAATACGAGCTCTGCAGCAAAGCTAGCGGATCGAAGAGAGATGTAGTCAGAATCGAATACCCGCTTGTGTAGAGGTGTTTTCTAGAAATGTTGATCGAGGGCAACAAGCAATGTCTCCGCTTTCTGTTCTCGGCAGCTACCGCGCGCGTGTCGCAGGCAGGAGCTCCGCAGCCGCAGCTCCACGAGTCCACGACACGATGCGTGCTGCTCGGTCCGTCTCGACATCTCACTGCTAGCGCATATCCCGAGCAGTGAGCTCGCTCGACATCACAGGCAGCACGACTACGAAATCCACCACACGACCTGCATGTCCTCGAGACCGCATGGCTGGCTGCCTCTGAGGATCCGGTGAACGTTGGAGGAAAGTGGCAGGGACCGCCAGAAGGCCATCATCGGCAAGATGGTTGCTCAGCGCCATGCAGCCTTCGCCGAGGAGTCGGCGGAGGTCGAAGTGCTCTATGCGAGCCTGGACAAGATGAAGAGCGTGTCGAAGAAGATTCAGGGCTCCATGTCGCGCCTCAATGACACCGGCAGGACCGTGCAGGATGCGATCGGGCCCATATATGGCAACACCCAGAGGCTACAGACGCAAAATGTCAACGTAGACCGGATACTCCAAGCCATTGAGAAGGTCAAGCAACCTTTGGACATGCGCAATAAGGAGGAGCGCATTTTGCGGAGTCGGCCAGACAAAGTAGGCTTGACGGAGTACATCGCGAGTATGGACCGGACGAACCAGGCCCTGAGGGAACTCAAGACTACGAATCTGCGATCAAATCAAATGGCCATTTCAGAATTGAGCTCGCTGTTGGCGACGGGTGCTAGCAACCTTGAGAATGTATTCAGAGATATGCTGCGACAAGACTCACAGCCCATTGAGCCGTTAAAACAGATTACCACTTCGCAGGACTTTCCTCGCATATCTTCAAACAAATCGGGTCAGCTGCGGACGATCAACACCAACATCTCCAATTACCACTCTCAGGTGGCACCTCCGAGCGAGCTGACACACTCCGGCAAAGTTTATGCCCACGAGCGTGGGCAATACATTGCGTTGTCTCTCCAGAACCTTGCCTCAGCCACACTTTCTACAGCGAAGAAGTCACAGGCAGATGCGATATATCGACCGGGGACCTGTGCGATCACGACTTATGCAACTGGCTTGCAAGGCATGATCGTTGCCGAGTACGACAGCATATGTCCTGTTTTCCAAAGGGAAGAGTGGGGCGCAGTCCTTCGAGCTACGTTACAAGAAGCAATGAAGACCTTTACTGGCACGTTACGTGATCTTGATTCGCACATTCGTTCACACATGATGACGGACTGCTACCTCGGCTACGAGATCATTGACGTGGTCACAAAGATGGGTCTCGCCATCGAGCAGCACACGAGTGAGCTTAAACAAGTCGTCTATGATGCGCTCAAACCAGTCAGAGAGACTTCTAAGTCATCTCTGTCGACGTTGCTGAACGACGTCCGGGTCAAGGTCAGCCAAATGTTGCAGATTTCCGCGGATGGCGCCGCACTACCCATCTCAACCGAAGTCATGACCCGACTGCAGACGATGGCTGCTTACCTTGTGCCTCTTGCAAGCATCATGCGTAGCTTGGGGGACGGTGGATGGAATCAGCCCGGTAATCCCGGCAATTCTGCATCCTCTGTGCCCACCATGAAATCTTTTGACGTTGGGGCAGATGGAAAGCAACTTTTTGCCCATTATGCCACAGACACAATCGAGACATTGATCTCATCACTGGACGCCAAAGCTCGTGGCCTACAGAAAGGCAAAAGTCTGCTCGGTGTATTCCTTGCCAACAATATCGCAGTTGTCGAAAGAATGATCAGGGCATCTGAATTGGCCACATTGCTCGGAAGCGCTCAGCCGAAGGTTGACGcatggaagaagaagtccacGCAAATGTACCTCGATGCATGGAAAGAGCCCTCGGCACACCTGCTGGACGTGCAATATACCTCAAAACAGCCACGTCCACCTTCGACTGGCCATGCTGTCGACAGCTCGGCAATCTTGAAGTCGCTATCAAGCAAGGACAAGGATGCGATCAAGGAAAAGTTCAAGAACTTCAATGCATCCTTTGACGAGCTCGTTGCAAGACACAAAACGTTCAAGATGGAGCCTGAGGTGCGGCGGCAGCTGGGGCGCGATGCTCAGATGTTCATCGAGCCACTCTACGCCCGTTTCTGGGACAGATACCATGAAGTCGACAAGGGCAAAGGCAAATATGTGAAATTTGACAAGAGTCAATTGAGCGCTATCCTGGCTGGACTAAGTTAACGCTTCATGGACCGAGGAATGGCTGGGAATACCGAACATGATAACCACTCCAACCCAAGATCACGCCCGTGTGTGGTTGCATGTGGCACCTTGCACGCCGATTGGTGCATGAGCACAGTTGTCCAGGGCTACATGGCTCGACTGCTGAGAGGGCCAGGGCACGACAATTTCATTCCTAGAATTTCAAAGGGGACATAGCCGGCTTGACTGGATCTGCTACCAACAGCGCAGCATCAATGGGGCGAAGCAGCTTGCGAATGTGCTGCGAAGCATGGACCGGGGCCGCATCGGACGAAAGAGGTGGTCAACGATTGGGCGCCGCGCGAGCAGATACTGAGTAGATGAGAGTTGAGACCAGGGCCGCAGACACAGAGCCGGACATGCTTATGAGCTTACtacagatgatgaagagacaTCCACTCTCAGACGCAGATACCCTTGGCAAGAATACTGCAGCCACCGGGAAGGCAACTATGGCGCTCAACAAGCACTCGGCCACGGCGTAGTCGTCGCGGTCGCCACAGCGATCGGACGAAGCAATCCGACTTGGATCGATCCAAATGGCGCTCGGGGCAGAGTTGCGTATGCAGACGGGATCGTTGTGACAGAGAAGCCGAAATCAAGCTCACCAACGGATCAACGCAACAGCGGCTTGTACACATTTCCGGATGCCTA from Cercospora beticola chromosome 3, complete sequence includes the following:
- a CDS encoding uncharacterized protein (BUSCO:EOG092612J3) translates to MVAQRHAAFAEESAEVEVLYASLDKMKSVSKKIQGSMSRLNDTGRTVQDAIGPIYGNTQRLQTQNVNVDRILQAIEKVKQPLDMRNKEERILRSRPDKVGLTEYIASMDRTNQALRELKTTNLRSNQMAISELSSLLATGASNLENVFRDMLRQDSQPIEPLKQITTSQDFPRISSNKSGQLRTINTNISNYHSQVAPPSELTHSGKVYAHERGQYIALSLQNLASATLSTAKKSQADAIYRPGTCAITTYATGLQGMIVAEYDSICPVFQREEWGAVLRATLQEAMKTFTGTLRDLDSHIRSHMMTDCYLGYEIIDVVTKMGLAIEQHTSELKQVVYDALKPVRETSKSSLSTLLNDVRVKVSQMLQISADGAALPISTEVMTRLQTMAAYLVPLASIMRSLGDGGWNQPGNPGNSASSVPTMKSFDVGADGKQLFAHYATDTIETLISSLDAKARGLQKGKSLLGVFLANNIAVVERMIRASELATLLGSAQPKVDAWKKKSTQMYLDAWKEPSAHLLDVQYTSKQPRPPSTGHAVDSSAILKSLSSKDKDAIKEKFKNFNASFDELVARHKTFKMEPEVRRQLGRDAQMFIEPLYARFWDRYHEVDKGKGKYVKFDKSQLSAILAGLS